A single window of Zea mays cultivar B73 chromosome 10, Zm-B73-REFERENCE-NAM-5.0, whole genome shotgun sequence DNA harbors:
- the LOC100278423 gene encoding uncharacterized protein isoform X1 yields MDPEPFVRLSVGQLGLKLPGGNASKAAGRLCDCEIRLGGFPVQTAPVPLVHSPAFNLDPFTNAAVFSLEESDLKALAAPGCFRAPRSSCLEVAVYYLARFGASRCGVLACGRKRLVGVFRVELASSEWRDGKPVLLHHGWAGIGKGAARPELHLRVKLEADPRYIFQFDDEIALNPQVVQLHGSIRQPVFSCKFIRDRRPSQSDPLGGGQYWSSSSSEEQDMEMVRRERKAWKVVIHDLSGSAVAAAFMATPFVPAPGGDTVARSNPGAWLIVRADTTGSSDSWQPWGRLEAWREAAAAAASSGKDTVRLRLHLLPDRHDDCVLVSEAPLSSDKGGEFFIDMDRQAPSATAAEHCAASLGAACAGGGFVMSCRVEGEARSSRPFVQLAMRHVTCMEDAAMFVALAAAVDLSVKACRPFRRKPNKKAASPSPDHLELDT; encoded by the exons ATGGATCCCGAGCCATTCGTGCGGCTCTCAGTTGGGCAGCTCGGTCTGAAGCTCCCCGGCGGGAACGCTAGCAAGGCGGCCGGCCGGCTCTGCGACTGCGAGATCCGGCTGGGCGGGTTCCCGGTGCAGACCGCTCCGGTGCCGCTGGTCCACTCCCCGGCGTTCAACCTCGACCCATTCACCAACGCGGCGGTTTTCTCCCTCGAGGAATCCGACCTCAAGGCGCTGGCGGCGCCGGGGTGCTTCCGGGCCCCGCGGTCGTCGTGCCTTGAGGTCGCGGTGTACTACCTGGCCCGCTTCGGCGCTTCACGCTGTGGTGTCCTCGCCTGCGGGAGGAAGCGGCTGGTTGGCGTGTTCAGGGTGGAGCTCGCTTCGTCGGAATGGCGGGACGGCAAGCCCGTGCTGCTGCACCATGGGTGGGCGGGCATCGGCAAGGGGGCGGCCAGGCCGGAGCTCCACCTCAGGGTGAAGCTGGAGGCTGACCCCCGCTACATCTTCCAGTTTGACGACGAGATCGCGCTCAACCCGCAGGTTGTCCAGCTCCATGGCAGCATCCGGCAGCCCGTGTTCAGCTGCAAGTTCATCCGCGACAGGCG GCCATCTCAGAGTGACCCTTTGGGCGGCGGGCAGTACTGGTCGAGCTCCAGCAGCGAGGAGCAGGACATGGAGATGGTGAGGCGGGAGAGGAAGGCCTGGAAGGTGGTGATCCACGACCTGTCCGGCTCGGCCGTAGCCGCGGCGTTTATGGCCACCCCGTTTGTGCCGGCGCCGGGCGGGGACACGGTGGCACGGTCCAACCCGGGCGCCTGGCTCATCGTGCGCGCCGACACCACGGGGTCCTCGGACAGTTGGCAGCCGTGGGGCCGGCTGGAGGCGtggcgcgaggcggcggcggcggcggcgagcagcGGCAAGGACACGGTGCGCCTGCGGCTGCACCTGCTCCCGGACCGCCACGACGACTGCGTGCTCGTGTCGGAGGCGCCCCTGAGCAGCGACAAGGGCGGGGAGTTCTTCATCGACATGGACAGGCAGGCGCCCTCCGCCACGGCGGCGGAGCACTGCGCGGCGAGCCTGGGCGCCGCGTGCGCCGGCGGCGGCTTCGTCATGAGCTGCAGGGTGGAGGGGGAGGCGAGGAGCAGCAGGCCGTTCGTGCAGCTTGCCATGCGGCATGTCACGTGCATGGAGGACGCCGCCATGTTCGTCGCGCTCGCCGCGGCCGTCGACCTCAGCGTCAAGGCGTGCCGCCCGTTCCGCAGGAAACCGAACAAGAAGGCCGCCTCGCCGTCGCCCGACCACCTCGAGCTCGACACCTAG